A segment of the Streptomyces sp. P9-A2 genome:
AGCCCGCCTTGACGCCGACCGCGGAGGCGGGGTTGCCGCCACCGGTGAAGACGTCGAAGAGCTGCAGTGTGCCCCAGCCGGCCACGCCGAGCGCCGTGACGGAGGCGATGGCCAGGACGACGAGCTTGCCGCGGCGTCGGGGTCGGCGCATCCGCGGGTACTTGTCACCCCGGATCTGGTACTGGCCGCCCATGCCGGGAGGAGTCAGCATGCTCATGGGCGCAGCGTAATGCGCTCCGGCGGCGATGCCTACCAGATGATCATTCGATAGTGCGCAGTCCAACCCGAAAGGGTCAAACCCCGTGCCGAAAGAGGTGCGTCCGGTGGGATCGAGGGGCCTCGATGACGTGCCGGTGCCCGCCGTGTACCGACGGATGCCCGCCGTGTACCGGCGGGTGTCACCCGCACTCCGGCCGGATCCGCCCGCGCCCCGGCCGGTGGGGCACCGGTCTGCGGGAGGGGAGCGTCAGCCCAGATCGAGGACGCGTGCGTGCAGCACCTGGCGCTGCTGGAGCGCCGCCCGTACCGCGCGGTGCAGCCCGTCCTCCAGATACAGATCGCCCTGCCACTTCACGACGTGCGCGAAGAGGTCGCCGTAGAAGGTCGAGTCCTCGGCGAGGAGGGTCTCGAGGTCGAGCTGTTGCTTCGTCGTGACGAGCTGATCGAGGCGGACCGGGCGCGGCGCGACGTCCGCCCACGACCGGGTGCTTTCCCGGCCGTGGTCGGGGTACGGCCGGCCGTTTCCGATGCGCTTGAAGATCACACGGAAAGCCTACCGGCCCAGACGTTCCGGGCGCAGCCATGGCGGCGGAGTACGAAACGGGAAAAAACGTCCTGGAACGGGATGAAGCAGGAATGGATGAGGAGGGCCCGCGCCTTCTGCCGGCCGGCCCGGGCAGGTTCTTCAGCAGTTTCAGCAGCTTCAGCAGCTCCTCGCCGGCGCCCACCCCGTGCCGGGCACCGTCGGCGTCGAGGCCCGGCGTCGGGCCGGTGTCGTCGGCGGCGACAGGGCCCTGGGTGAGGCGAGGGTGATGTCCGTGCCCCGCTGACCGGTGTGTCCACGGGTCAGCTCGTGCGCCAGTACCCCAGGGCGTGCATCCGCTGCTTGGACACGCCCAGCTCCTTGCGCAGGAACGCCGACAGGGTCCGGGTGGTCGCGGTGTCGCAGGCGACCCAGACGTACGGGTCGGGGTGGGCCCGCAGCAGGTCGGGCAGGTCGGCCCGGACCCGCTCGACGAGGTGGGCGCCGGAGCCGAGGCGCGGGACCTCGCGCACCTCGTGCCGCTCGGGGTCGGCCAGGCAGGGCAGCCCGTCCAGGGTGCCCTCGAACCAGATGGTCGCCGGTGCGGATCCCAGGGCGCTCAGCAGGGAGTTGATGGCCGGGAGGGAGGCCGGGTCCCCCACCACGAAGACGTGCGAGGGCGCGGGAGCCGGCAACTCGAAGCCCGTCCCCTGGACGGTCGCCCCGATGGTGTCCCCGGGTTTCGCCGCCCGCGCCCAGTCGCCGGCGCACCCCTCGTGCAGGGCGAACTCCAGAGCGAAGGTGCCGGCCGCCGGGTCGGGGTCGACGAGGGTGTACGCCCGCTGGTGCGGCTTGCCCGCGTTGTCGAACCACAGCCGCACCCACATCGTCGGGTGGACGCCGGTCGAGGCGAGCATGCCGCCGTCGGTGCAGCGCAGCCGCCGGTAGTCGGGGGTGATGTCCTCGGCGCGCGTCACCGTGAACTCGAAGTCCCTGGCGCGCATCAGCTTGAGGACCGCGCACTCCCAGCCCCGCCCCTGCCTCATCGCGCGTTCACCTTTCGCGTACGATTCCGCCACGGCTCACTTAGGGGAGCCTAACCTAAAGTGAATGGGGGCACAGTGGCCGGCGAGATCTTCCGGGACGCCTGGGGCATTCCGCATCTGCGCGCGGGTGACGCCGTCGAACTCGCCCGTCTCCAGGGCCGGGTCACCGCCCTCGACCGGGCCTGGCAACTGGAGACCGAACGGCACAGGGCGCAGGGCACCTCGGCGTCCTTCCTCGGCCCCGAGGCCCTCTCCTGGGACCGCCTCGCCCGCCGGGCCCGCCTGACCGACACGGCCCGCCGCTGCCTCGCCGAACTGGACCGGCGGGACCCGGAGACGGGGCAGTGGCTCCGGGCGTACGTGGAGGGGGTCAACGAGGGGCTGGCGGCCCCGGGCGCTTCCCACTCCCCGGTCTCCGGGCCTTCCCCGGTCTCCGGGCCTTCCCCGGTCTCCGGGCCTTCCCCGGTCTCCGGGCCTTCCCCGGTCTCCGGGCCTTCCCCGGCCCCCGGGCCCTCCGCGGTACCCGGATTCGCCGCGGCTCCCGAATTCGCCCGTGTCGCCCTCAGGCCCGGCCGCTGGGAGCCCTG
Coding sequences within it:
- a CDS encoding siderophore-interacting protein; this encodes MRQGRGWECAVLKLMRARDFEFTVTRAEDITPDYRRLRCTDGGMLASTGVHPTMWVRLWFDNAGKPHQRAYTLVDPDPAAGTFALEFALHEGCAGDWARAAKPGDTIGATVQGTGFELPAPAPSHVFVVGDPASLPAINSLLSALGSAPATIWFEGTLDGLPCLADPERHEVREVPRLGSGAHLVERVRADLPDLLRAHPDPYVWVACDTATTRTLSAFLRKELGVSKQRMHALGYWRTS
- a CDS encoding type II toxin-antitoxin system VapB family antitoxin; this translates as MIFKRIGNGRPYPDHGRESTRSWADVAPRPVRLDQLVTTKQQLDLETLLAEDSTFYGDLFAHVVKWQGDLYLEDGLHRAVRAALQQRQVLHARVLDLG